A segment of the Natrinema sp. SYSU A 869 genome:
CCCGGGCGATCGACGTTCGTGTCCCCCGCGTTCGAGATCTACGGGACCGATGGAACGCTCCGGCTCTCGGACCCGAACCGTTTCGAGGGTCCCGTTCGGCTCCGTTCGGCGGACGGCACGACGGAGGCGGTCGAGCCGACCCACGAGTACACCGACGGGCGGGGAGCCGGCGTCGCGGATCTCACGGCCGCTGTCCGCGGCGACTGGACCCACCGGACGAGCGGCGCTCTCGCCGGGCACGTCCTCGAGGTCCTCGACGGGATACGCGATGCATCGGACGAGGGGACGCACGTTTCCATCGGAACGGACATCGACCGCCCTAAACCGCTGCCGCCGACGTTCCCAGAACCGATCACGGACTAACCATTCCCCTCACTCGAGACGGGAAACAGTCGTCCGAACGGCGTCTGGAAAATTGGGCGATCGACACGGATAGTGAGCAACAGAAAATGTATATAGTAGCTGACCGCACTGTGTTATCGTAACGTATGAAATTCGGTATTTTCCCCATTGAGGGCGGCAGTCGATGGACGGGTGTCGTCGAGCAGTGCCAAGTAGCCGAGGAGGTCGGGTTCGAGACCTGCTGGGTCAACGATCACCAGGCGACGGAGGGCGACAACTACTGGCCCGCGCCGCTGACGCGCCTGACCAGCATCGCGCAGGGAACCGAGGACCTCGAGCTCGTGACGAGCGTGCTGATCCTTCCGTTGTACAAGCCCGTCGAGGTCGCCCAGCGTGCGGCGATGCTCGATAACATCTCTGACGGTCGGCTGACGCTGGGCGTCGGTCTCGGCTACGTCGAGAAGGAGTTCGATGCCTTCGACGTTCCGATGGACGAACGCGCGGGTCGGATGATCGAGGGCATCCAGTTCATCAAGGAGTTCTTCGAGTCCGACGGTCCCATCTCCTACGACTGCCCGTTCTTCTCAGTCGAGGACTGGCAGCCGCTCCCCGACACGGTCCAGCAGCCCCGACCTGAGGTCTGGATCGGTGGTTGGGGCGACAAGCAGATCGGTCGCTCCGTGAAGTTCTCCGACGCGTGGGTGCCCGGCGTCGTCGCCGACCTCGCTACCGTTGAGGACCGCAAGGAACTCCAGCAAGAACGCGTCGCAGAGACCGACCAGAACTGGGAGGAGATGTCCCACCCACTGATGCGCGAGGCCGTCATCGCCGAGACCGAAGAGGAGGTCATGGAGCGCAAGAAATACCTCCACACGACCTACCTTGACGAGTATGGCGGCGAGTTCTCCCACCCGCTGATGAACGCCGACAGCGTCGAGGACTTCGAGGAACTCGCGGACGACCGCTTCATCTACGGGACCCCCGAGCAGATCGTCGAGCAGATCGAAGCCATCCAAGAGCGGTTCCCCCTGAACGAACTCACCCTGCGCTTCCACCACTCCGGCATGCCCAACGACCTCGTCGAGGAACAGATCCGCCTGTTCGGCGAGGAAGTCATTCCCGCGTTCAACTAGTCGACCGCGTTCGATCCGGACGTCTCGAGCCATCCCTGCCCGCCGCCCGCTGCCCGTCCGACGCGGGCGTCGTAGGCACCGAATTCCCGGTACCGGGAGTGTCGTGAACGGTTGCTGACCGCCACCGTCACGGAGTGATTCCGACGCCCGCCGTGGATTTAGCGAGACAGACCGGCCAGTGCCAACGCTTATGTATTTCAGTCCGACTACCGCTACCTGAATGTCGTCCGAGCTGATCACTGTCCACCTGATCGGGGATTCCACCATGGCCGACAAGGCGGCGAGCGATCGCCCCGAAACGGGCTGGGGAACACCGTTCACCGACCGCTTCGATGACTCGGTGACGGTGAAAAACCACGCCCGCAACGGGCGCAGCACCCGCACCTTCTTAGAGGAAGGGCGCTGGCAGCCCGTCGTACGTGACTTGGCCGAGACCCACTACGTGTTCGTCCAATTCGGTCACAACGACGAGGTGCCCTCGAAAGAACAGTACACGCCCGAGGAGGAGTTCGAAGTCAACCTCGAGAAGTTCGTCGCCGAGACGCGCGAACACGGGGCAGAGCCGGTGCTACTCACGCCCATCGCGCGCCGTCACTTCGACGAGAATGGCACCCCGAAAGACACCCATCGGGTCTATTCGGAGTTGACACGAACCGTAGCACGGGCCCGTGACGTGCCGCTCATCAACGCGGACGAGCGGAGTCGGTCGCTCCTGCGCGAACTGGGGCCGGAAGAATCGAAATCCCTCTACCTCCATCTGTCGCCGGGCGAACACCCCAACTATCCCGACGGCAAATCCGACGACACGCACTTCAGCGAGTACGGGGCTCGCCGGATGGCCGAACTGGTACTTGACGGGATCGAAGAACTGAATCTCGGGCTGGCTACCCACATCGTACCGGACAATCGGTGACCGGCCTGCTCCGGCCGGTCGAGTCTCGATCACTCCGATCGTCTCGCCGTGTGAGCCTCTCCGCCGCGATCCATCGAACGGACCCGTCTCTCAGCAACGGAGTCGATCGAGTTAGCCGATAATTTCAATACGCAGTCAGTTACTCGTCGGGCCCCAGGCGTTGGCCATCCAGCCGCCGTCGGCGCGGAGGACCTCCCCGGTGATGTAGTGGTCGCCGCCGGCGAGGAAGCGGACGCAGTTCGCGACCTCTTCCATCGTTCCGAACCGACCGAGCGGCGCCCGCCGGTGTACGTCCTCGTCGGTGTAGCCGGCCGCGTCCTGGGTCTGTTCGGTGATGTCCGTGCGGATGAACCCCGGCGCCAGCGCGTTCACGTGCACGTCGTGTTCCGCCAGTTCGGTCGCGAACACCCTGGTCAGATTGTCCACGCCGGCCTTCGAGGCGCAGTAGGGAGCCCGCTGTGCGAACCCCTGCTGGCCGATCATGCTGCTGATGTTGACGATCTGCCCGCCGGTCCCCTGCTCGACCATCTGCCGGCCCGCCGCCTGCATCCCGAAGAAGACGCCGGTCAGGTTCACCTCGATCACGTTCCGCCAGTCGTCGGGATCCATCTCGAGAGCGGGGCCGATGACGGTGTTCCCGGCGTTGTTCACCATGACGTCGAGCGAGCCGAACTCGTTGACGGCGGCGTCGACGAGCGCCTGAACCTCGTCGCGATCACTGACGTCCGCTCCGATCCCGACGGCCATCCCGCCGTCGGCGACGATCTCCTCGGCGACGGCCTCGGCGCGAGCGCCGTCCCGGGAGTTCGTGACGACGTTCGCGCCCTCCGCGGCGAAGTGTTCCGCGAGTTCCTTGCCGATTCCCTTGCTCGAGCCGGTGACGATGACAGTGCT
Coding sequences within it:
- a CDS encoding rhamnogalacturonan acetylesterase; the protein is MSSELITVHLIGDSTMADKAASDRPETGWGTPFTDRFDDSVTVKNHARNGRSTRTFLEEGRWQPVVRDLAETHYVFVQFGHNDEVPSKEQYTPEEEFEVNLEKFVAETREHGAEPVLLTPIARRHFDENGTPKDTHRVYSELTRTVARARDVPLINADERSRSLLRELGPEESKSLYLHLSPGEHPNYPDGKSDDTHFSEYGARRMAELVLDGIEELNLGLATHIVPDNR
- a CDS encoding LLM class flavin-dependent oxidoreductase produces the protein MKFGIFPIEGGSRWTGVVEQCQVAEEVGFETCWVNDHQATEGDNYWPAPLTRLTSIAQGTEDLELVTSVLILPLYKPVEVAQRAAMLDNISDGRLTLGVGLGYVEKEFDAFDVPMDERAGRMIEGIQFIKEFFESDGPISYDCPFFSVEDWQPLPDTVQQPRPEVWIGGWGDKQIGRSVKFSDAWVPGVVADLATVEDRKELQQERVAETDQNWEEMSHPLMREAVIAETEEEVMERKKYLHTTYLDEYGGEFSHPLMNADSVEDFEELADDRFIYGTPEQIVEQIEAIQERFPLNELTLRFHHSGMPNDLVEEQIRLFGEEVIPAFN
- a CDS encoding SDR family NAD(P)-dependent oxidoreductase, producing the protein MDDSTVIVTGSSKGIGKELAEHFAAEGANVVTNSRDGARAEAVAEEIVADGGMAVGIGADVSDRDEVQALVDAAVNEFGSLDVMVNNAGNTVIGPALEMDPDDWRNVIEVNLTGVFFGMQAAGRQMVEQGTGGQIVNISSMIGQQGFAQRAPYCASKAGVDNLTRVFATELAEHDVHVNALAPGFIRTDITEQTQDAAGYTDEDVHRRAPLGRFGTMEEVANCVRFLAGGDHYITGEVLRADGGWMANAWGPTSN